A stretch of DNA from Lycium ferocissimum isolate CSIRO_LF1 chromosome 4, AGI_CSIRO_Lferr_CH_V1, whole genome shotgun sequence:
AAATGAATACACTCCCATTTTTTAGCACAACCAATGTATAGACAAAATGGTTTTTTCTCTGTACTCCACTCCAACATATATGTGTCTGTGTATTTTGAATGCGTAACAGAGAATGGTAAGACGTTATTTATAATTGGCGATGGAGAAAGAATACCAAGGGAGGACATAAAATAACTGCCCAAACTGTAGGCTTTCTTTGACAAGTAAGTCCAGTTTTTGATGGAAGCCTCTCTCGTGCTGAACTGAATCATAATCTCCAATATCCATCTGGGGGTTGCAAAGAGTGTCAGGACAAAAAACTCAAGAAGAACCAAACGTAAAATCTACTAAATCATGAACGAATCACAAGCTCAACCCTTTCAAAAAATTGCAAGTGGATAAGACATAGAGCCGTATTCAAATTCACAAAACTCAAAACTGCAAATCCTTAAGCGAAAGAAAATGAATTCAAAATTCCAGAATACATCTTTGTGAGATTCTACTTTGAGGAAACCTATTGACATACTTGTAGGTGGATGCTATTTCATCTTCAATCAGTATTAATAAGTCAAATTTGGCAAAGCTCCCAGGAAGAAGGAAGCTTCATGAAATGTATGTCAAGAAACAACTCAAACAATTAAACTAACCTTAAGCAAGAGGCTAGAAGAGAGTTTTCACTATCCTTGGCTACAGTAGCATAAGCAAAATGACTGGTGTCAGCGACAGGCAAGACCTCCTCTGATCCAGCAAGTCGCTGCAATTGACAATTTTAACACAATTATTTGCAGCATCCTGTcaacaagccataaaatttcTTTAACTGAGATCCCAGTTTCTTCTGGCTGGTAGAAAAACAATATTATTTCTTGTTCCATATCCTTCttttaaagatgatttatgaaACATAATATCAAAGTCTTATTATCTTCCAAAAGCTGGAGATGGAAGTTAAACTGTTAATGGTATGTAATCAACAGAATAGACGTCTCACCATGAGAACCTTCTTGGCAGCCCATCcattttttcaaatatgtagGAACTAATCAAAACCACCTTTCTCGTAATATATTTATCATGTCCTCCCCATGAGTATAAAACTCTGTCATTTAGGACATTGGAAAGTTTCAGATCTGCCAGCAGTTACCAGACAAATTGTAACAAGAATGATTAATCTGAATAGTGCTCGCGTATGAAGTAAAACATAAATTTAGTTTCAAACATCCAAAAAGAATGTAAGCATCACCGCTACAACATAGAGCTCCAGAACTGGTGAACTCAGGTGAAAAAAGCATCAGAAGGCAAATTGTTCACAGCATGGTGGAAAGAGGGAAGATTAAAATTGCCTCGTGGACCATATGCTACTTTCAGCTATAAATAAACGTCAAGTGTCAGTTTAccaaacaataaataaaacggaaattttcaaaaatatatagcCCAAAATAAATTATTACACCACgtaatacaatattatacaacattatacgtAATGCATCAACCTTGTGTATaagtgtataaaaggtgtttatacacaaatatgggctaaaccgggtaataaactcaaaatatgggctacgtggcgtaaatattttctcccagtAGACATAGAACGTAATTTTCGCTAAATAAAAAGCATCAGACATAGTCAAGGACAGATTAGCTCAATCATTATATAGGTAAATTCTGCAATAATACGAATTTCAACTTGTAATCATGTGTAAATACAGAGTACATGGGTGTAAATAGTGTAGAAGTATATACTCACTTCATTGGCGCATGACTACATGAGAGTGAATTTTTGAAGACATAGCACAATCCAATTCGATCAAGCAGGGGGTCTTGATCTCCATGTACAGGTACTAGTTGAAGATGTTTTGCATACTGAAATTGGAGAAGATACCGCTCAGAGATCATGATAAGGATGATATTCGAAGATTATGCAAAAATAAAGGATCGATCAAACTAAGAAATGGAAAGCCATTCTAGAAATTATGTGTGTATTTATGCAACTGCAGCAGGAGGACATGTATATATTACCTTCTAGAGATGGGGAAGTAATGGAGGTGAGATCCAACAAGAAGCAAAGCATCACCATTTTTATGGAACTCTTCGCCCGCGTTTTGTTCATTCCGAGGGTGTCCAACGTGAACGGTAATGCCATAACGAAATAAGCACTTAAA
This window harbors:
- the LOC132052285 gene encoding uncharacterized protein LOC132052285, giving the protein MRLAGSEEVLPVADTSHFAYATVAKDSENSLLASCLRWILEIMIQFSTREASIKNWTYLSKKAYSLGSYFMSSLGILSPSPIINNVLPFSVTHSKYTDTYMLEWSTEKKPFCLYIGCAKKWECIHFHPLLS